The following are encoded together in the Triticum dicoccoides isolate Atlit2015 ecotype Zavitan chromosome 6B, WEW_v2.0, whole genome shotgun sequence genome:
- the LOC119321858 gene encoding ubiquitin thioesterase OTUB1-like isoform X1 — MLRRSRGASLYSPAMFNSWRAEEALERKEQIRRRERAICSEHVKHQTHPITEVKRHHKLASDEANHLDAYSECRSVIGDGECFYRSFIFSYLEQVIDRQDTHEEHRLLEAVDMVNLHFAALRWNESEFRWNESEFSRSSRAFRNLIEKVMRWKSHGRWKSMESTSSYRREELLEFFSEYDTTQDIFIFLRLVVAVEICWHDEVYEPLIPGLSGNYNLLDWCFQRVTPARRFTDHVMMVALARALEIPLRVERVRGGYDPDIHTVPGVPRPRVTLLYSANHYEIIYPRAPPAESSSHQASQIEHAADEGSSQQTSQREHPGDESSSE, encoded by the exons ATGCTGCGACGTTCTCGTGGCGCTTCTTTGTATTCCCCTGCGATGTTCAACTCGTGGCGCGCGGAAGAGGCGCTCGAGCGGAAGGAACAG ATTCGTAGAAGAGAAAGGGCAATATGTTCGGAACATGTGAAGCACCAG ACACATCCCATCACTGAAGTCAAAAGGCATCATAAGCTTGCTTCTGATGAGGCGAACCATCTTGATGCCTATTCGGAATGTAGATCGGTGATTGGAGATGGGGAGTGTTTCTACAGGAGTTTCATATTTTCGTACCTT GAGCAAGTTATTGATAGGCAGGACACACATGAGGAACACCGTCTCCTTGAAGCTGTTGATATGGTGAATCTGCACTTTGCAGCTCTTCGATGGAACGAGTCTGAGTTTCGATGGAACGAGTCTGAGTTTTCCAGGAGCAGCAGA GCATTTAGGAATCTGATCGAGAAAGTAATGAGATGGAAGAGTCATGGCAGGTGGAAGAGCATGGAATCAACTAGCAG CTACCGTAGAGAGGAACTTCTCGAGTTCTTCAGCGAGTACGATACGACGCAAGACA TTTTTATTTTCCTCAGATTAGTAGTAGCTGTCGAGATATGCTGGCACGACGAGGTGTATGAACCGCttataccagggctcagtggaaattACAATCTTCTAGAT TGGTGCTTTCAGCGCGTCACTCCAGCTCGTCGGTTCACGGATCATGTTATGATGGTGGCCTTGGCCAGAGCGCTTGAGATACCCCTCAGAGTGGAGCGAGTCCGAGGAGGATATGATCCAGATATCCACACTGTCCCTGGAGTTCCCCGTCCGAGAGTGACCCTGCTGTACTCGGCAAACCACTACGAAATCATCTACCCGCGTGCTCCTCCAGCTGAGAGTTCGAGTCATCAGGCTTCCCAGATAGAGCATGCTGCTGATGAGGGTTCAAGCCAACAGACTTCCCAGAGAGAACATCCTGGTGATGAGAGTTCAAGTGAATAG
- the LOC119321858 gene encoding ubiquitin thioesterase OTUB1-like isoform X2 has protein sequence MLRRSRGASLYSPAMFNSWRAEEALERKEQTHPITEVKRHHKLASDEANHLDAYSECRSVIGDGECFYRSFIFSYLEQVIDRQDTHEEHRLLEAVDMVNLHFAALRWNESEFRWNESEFSRSSRAFRNLIEKVMRWKSHGRWKSMESTSSYRREELLEFFSEYDTTQDIFIFLRLVVAVEICWHDEVYEPLIPGLSGNYNLLDWCFQRVTPARRFTDHVMMVALARALEIPLRVERVRGGYDPDIHTVPGVPRPRVTLLYSANHYEIIYPRAPPAESSSHQASQIEHAADEGSSQQTSQREHPGDESSSE, from the exons ATGCTGCGACGTTCTCGTGGCGCTTCTTTGTATTCCCCTGCGATGTTCAACTCGTGGCGCGCGGAAGAGGCGCTCGAGCGGAAGGAACAG ACACATCCCATCACTGAAGTCAAAAGGCATCATAAGCTTGCTTCTGATGAGGCGAACCATCTTGATGCCTATTCGGAATGTAGATCGGTGATTGGAGATGGGGAGTGTTTCTACAGGAGTTTCATATTTTCGTACCTT GAGCAAGTTATTGATAGGCAGGACACACATGAGGAACACCGTCTCCTTGAAGCTGTTGATATGGTGAATCTGCACTTTGCAGCTCTTCGATGGAACGAGTCTGAGTTTCGATGGAACGAGTCTGAGTTTTCCAGGAGCAGCAGA GCATTTAGGAATCTGATCGAGAAAGTAATGAGATGGAAGAGTCATGGCAGGTGGAAGAGCATGGAATCAACTAGCAG CTACCGTAGAGAGGAACTTCTCGAGTTCTTCAGCGAGTACGATACGACGCAAGACA TTTTTATTTTCCTCAGATTAGTAGTAGCTGTCGAGATATGCTGGCACGACGAGGTGTATGAACCGCttataccagggctcagtggaaattACAATCTTCTAGAT TGGTGCTTTCAGCGCGTCACTCCAGCTCGTCGGTTCACGGATCATGTTATGATGGTGGCCTTGGCCAGAGCGCTTGAGATACCCCTCAGAGTGGAGCGAGTCCGAGGAGGATATGATCCAGATATCCACACTGTCCCTGGAGTTCCCCGTCCGAGAGTGACCCTGCTGTACTCGGCAAACCACTACGAAATCATCTACCCGCGTGCTCCTCCAGCTGAGAGTTCGAGTCATCAGGCTTCCCAGATAGAGCATGCTGCTGATGAGGGTTCAAGCCAACAGACTTCCCAGAGAGAACATCCTGGTGATGAGAGTTCAAGTGAATAG